Genomic DNA from Candidatus Kaiserbacteria bacterium:
ACAACCACGGTTAATTTTCGTGTGGGAATAGGTGGCTCGGTGGTTCAGACGAGTGGTACCTACGTTGCTACTACGACACTCACGGCAATTGCATTATAATAGTGCTATGCGTACTTTTTTTCAGAGAGGCATACTCACCATCCTTATTCTTGGTATGGTGTTTCCGGGAGTGATAGCGCAGGCGGTTACCGATGATTTTATTATTCGTGCTTTTGTCGGAGGAGATACTATGCCTCCTACGGTGCCTACTGGGCTCACTGCTACCCCTGTAGCATCGTCACAGATTGATCTTACCTGGCTTCCCTCGACAGATAATTACCTACTCGCGGGATACCATGTGTGGCGGGACGATGTACAGATAGCCACGACTACAGCACTCACGTATTTAGACACGGGCTTGACCGCGAGTACCACGTATACCTACTTCATTACTGCGTATGATAGTTTTGCAAATGAATCCGCATCTTCGACACCGGTGTCTACCACAACACCCAGCATTATTGTCATACCGCCACCATCGCCTGATACACCAAGTGGAAATCAATACGGATATCGCCTGACACCACTCGATCAAATTATTCTCTCACTTGAGATTTTGCCCCAGAAAGACTCAGTGATTATTCGCTACGTGACGAATATGCACATCCAATCAGTCATTAAGTGGGGAAGGACAAGTTCATATGAACTAGGCTCTCTTTCAGAGCAGGCATTTATTAAAAAGCATGAGACAAAGATTGCGGGACTTATTCCCGGTACTACGTATCGCTTTGTGATTGAAGGAAAGGATGCGTTTGGGAGAGAGGGTGTTCTCCATGAAGGAACATTCACCACACAAGAGCCGGACGATATTTTTCCACCAGGAAACGTGACCGGTCTCACCGCCACGCGCTCAGAAGATGATGTGGTGCTTTCATGGAAATTGCCACAAGACCCCGACCTTGCGTACGTACGTGTGGTGCGGAATGACCGCTTTTACCCGAGCGATATTGCTGACGGGTGGGTGGTATATGAAGGGCTCGCAAGTGGCTTTCGTGATGAGGGTGCGGCCACGGGAGAACGGCAGTTTTATACGGTGTTTAGTTATGATGCACTTGGGAATATTTCCTCGGGAGCGGTAGTGGCGATACGTTTTGGTACGCCCGGTGTGGTGTCTCCTATTACCCCAGGGGCGTCTACGACGCCCCTGGGAGAGCCCGGTATTGTAGACCCCGTGCAAAATGAGATACGACTTGCGTTTGATGACATTCGTTTTATCCAAGAGGGAGTAACGCTTCATGCTGTGGATGGAGTGGTGGCTCTAGATGGTGCAAAGCAACTCACCATTGCAATCCCGTACGAACTCATGCCCGAGCACCTCAAGACTATTTTGGTGGTGCTTGGCGACGGTACTAACCCTGAGCGCACATTCCAGTTTTTGCTTCGAGTCAACAAAGAGCACACATTGTACACAAGTACTTTGGCACCGCTCGGTGTAAGTGGAAAGTTTCCGGTGTCAGTATCGGTCTTCGATTTCACTACAGCACAGATAGGGTATGCCGGGGGAGTACTTGATGCGCGCATCACCACTCTTGCGCACGTCCCCGAGCAGGTGAGTTTCCCACAATACCTTCTCCACCTTTTCACCTCATACCTCCTCTGGTTTATTTTGCTCCTCATTATCCTAGTCCTCCTCGGTTGGCGACTCGTACGCAAGCAAGAATCTTAATGGAGTACTACACAAACCCATCCCCATTTTAAAACCCAGACCCAAGCCCAACCATTTTAAAATGGGAATAGGTTTGTGTTTAGTGTATGTATGGTCGACTTACGATGTCGACCATACATTTGTTAGCCTGAGACAGTGCGCGGGGTAGTGGTCAATGTTCGACGTCCGACGTCGTTCATATGGATATTGTGCAGATTCCTTGGATTTGCGATGGTATACTACATACACTAATTTTATTTTTTGTATGAAAAAAGTTCGCGTAGCAATTAATGGGTTTGGACGTATCGGCCGCACCTTTTTTAGGTTGGCATATGACCATCCTGATTTTGAGGTGGTCATGGTGAATGACTTGGGTGATATTAAAAATCTTGCATACCTGCTTGAGTATGATACGGCGTATGGGCGTGTACCGTATAGTGTTGTAGCCGAAGAAGGTGCACTCATTGTCGACGGAAAAAAGATACGATGCACGAGTGAGCGCGAACTCGCAAAACTACCCTGGGGGGAAGAGCATATTGATATTGTCGTGGAGTCCACAGGAGTATTCACTTCCTACGAGAAGGCGAAAGCCCATATTGAAGCAGGTGCAAAGCGTGTTGTGGTGACGGCACCCCTCAAAGACGAAGGGGCTGACAGTGCACTCGCACAGACGGTGCTCATGGGGATGAACGAGAATGCGCTCGCGACATGCACGGTGTCTTCCAATGCGTCATGTACCACAAATGCGACGAGTCCACTCGTGGCAATTTTAAACGAGGCAATTGGTATTGAGAAAGCAATTTTAAATACCGTGCATGCATACACGGCATCACAATCACTTGTGGATGGACCGAGCAAAAAGGACTTTCGAGAGGGTCGCTCAGCAGCACAAAATATCGTGCCGTCTTCTACGGGTGCTGCAATTGCTACGACACTTGTACATACTTCACTGAAGGACAAGTTTGATGGTATTTCTATTCGTGTGCCCGTACAGGTAGGTTCTATTGTCGACTTTACCTTTATCGCAAAGCGTGACACAACAGCGGCAGAGGTAAACGAAGCACTTACCAAAGCAGCAACGCAGGCACCGTGGCAGGGGAAATTTGCGGTGACCGCGGCACCCATCGTCTCCTCTGATATTATCGGTGCAGAGGTGGCATCTATCGCCGACCTCACCTTCACGCGTGTGGTAGGAGGAAATCTCGTAAAAGTGCTCGCATGGTACGATAATGAAACAGGCTACACGAGCACCTTGGTTAATCATGTTGCACACATTGCCTCTTTGCTACAAAAGTCATAATTCTATTTCTGTATGAAAATTTATATTGCGACCGATCATGCTGGTTTTCCCCTCAAAGAACACATTCTTCCGTTTGTCCGTGAAGAACTAGGATATGAAGTTGTAGATTGTGGCGATCTGACGCTTAACCCAACGGACGATTATCCTCTATTCATGAAGGAGGCAGCACGCGCGGTTTCCGAAAATCCCGAAGGAGCAAAGGCCATTATCTTTGGTTGGTCGGGACAAGGGGAAGCGATAGTTGCGAACCGCTTCCCCCATATACGCGCAGTTGTCTATTACGGAGGACAACCTGAAATCATTCGCCTTTCGCGTGAGCACAATGACGCCAACGTGCTTTCCTTTGGCGCACACTTTGTGAGTGTTGAAGATGCAAAGGAAGCGGTCGCGCTCTGGCTTAGTACTCCCTTTACTCATGATGATCGACACGTGCGCCGTATCGCGCAGATTGATAACTAACTATTCTATGTCACCCATTGTCCCCGCTATCATACCCACATCATTCGCGCACCTTAAAGAATCTATCGACCTTGTTGCTCCTTTTACGCATGAAGTGCAGGTAGATATTGTAGATGGTGTTTTTGTGCCGTTTACTTCATGGCCGTATGTAGCGGGCGGGCACGTTGCTGATATGGCACCTCTTGCCTCGGAGGCTTTGGTAGAAGTGGATTTGATGCTTATGGAGCCTGAGACAGTACTCGCGGAGTATGTGAGGGCAGGTGCACGGCGCGTGGTGGTGCATCTCGAGAGTGTACGTGATTTTGAAAAGATACTCGCTCTCAAAAAAGAATTTGATTTTAAATTGGGGTTTTCTATTAACAATGACACACCGCTTACGACACTCACTGATGTCATCGCATACGCAGACTATGTGCAACTCATGGGTATTGCGCATATAGGCTCACAAGGGCAGCCCTTTGATGAGCGTGTTCTCACTACTATCGCAACACTCCGCGCCGCGTACCCGACACTTCTTATCAGTATTGATGGGAGCGTAAATATAGAGACAGTAGGGAGGCTCGCACACGCAGGTGCAAATAGATGTGTCTCCGGCTCAGCAATTTTGAAACAAAAAAATCCCGAAGAAGCGTACAACACACTCACATCACTTTTTGCCATTGCAGCGTAGGGAAGAGCGGTAGGTAAGGCATATAATCTTTTTCGGTACTCTTTTCCTAAAATCCTTTTTCGGTACGAACTCTATATATGTTGGGGACAGAACTCTTATTCCGCACTGCTTTTCTTCAGCACGCATAAGACCCAAAACCCGCATTCTCCGAATGCGGGTTTTGGGTCTTTGCTCCGCTCCTCCCCTGCGGTCGTCCGCGAGGCTGCATAAAAGCAGTACGTCAACAAGTTCTTAAAAGCTCATACGTAAAAATTTGTTGAAGCACAACTTTAAAAAAGCATTGCGCAAGCGCACACAGCGCGAGCATAGCAAAGACTAAAAATCCCAATCCGAAGGATTAGGATTTTTAGTCTTATGCGTGGTTTTTTCAAGTTCGTGCTGAAAAAGAATTTTGAAGCATTATTTTTAATCAAAACTATTTGGTAATTAACACACGTCACTCTCTACTTATGCGGAGACACGGTATACTAGCGTTATATGCATTATCTTTCGGACACAGAAGTTCACGAGCTTGAAATTAAAGCGAATGAAATTAGGCAGAGCATCATCGAGATGCTTGTCGAAGCCAAAAGTGGTCACACCGCGGGCCCGCTCGGAATGGCTGATATTTTTACCACGCTCTATTTTGAGGTGCTCAAGCATAATCCGAAAGATCCTTTCTGGGCCGAGCGCGACAGAGTGATTCTTTCAAATGGGCATATTTGCCCCGGGCTCTACGCTACGATGGCGCACGCGGGCTATTTCCCCGTAGAGGAACTGCTTACCTTGCGTAAGTTCGGTTCACGCTTGCAGGGACACCCTCACCGAGAAACACTTCCGGGTATTGAAACGAGTTCAGGTCCACTTGGCTCGGGACTTTCACAGGCGGTAGGTATGGCACTTGCTGAACGTATCGATAATCCCTATTCCGCAAAGTTTTTCTATTGCCTCATGGGGGATGGAGAGCTTGATTGCGGGCAGATATGGGAGGCGATGATGCTTGCAGGGAAGGAAGGACTTAATAATGTTGTGGCAATTGTCGATAGGAACGGTATTCAGATTGATGGCTTAACCAAAGACGTGATGCCCCTTGAGCCGCTCCGTGAAAAATTTGAATCATTCAACTGGGATGTACAGGAAGTAGATGGACATAACATCCGTGCTATCAACGATGCTATTGGCAAGGCACATGCAGTCTACGGACAGCCATCTATTATTATTGCCCATACCATTCCTTCAAAAGGCGTCGATGTGTTTGAACGCGACTTTAGATGGCACGGCAATCCTCCCGGCCTCGGCCCCGAGGACCAAGTACAAAAGAGCGAGCAGGCTACCGTTGCGCTCAAGAAGCTACGTACACTTAATGGTCACCTTCACATGCACGAATATGGCGAATAACATTGCATCACATCTCAATCCGAACCTTTTTAAGTCGGATGTCGAAACAGCACCAAATCGTAATGGCTATGGTGATGGGCTCAAAGAAGCAGGGGAGGCTGATGTGCGTGTTGTCGCGCTTTCTGCAGACCTAACCTCTTCCACAAAGACCAATGTGTTTGCGGAAGCATTTCCAAAGCGATTTGTGCAGATTGGTATTGCAGAGCAAAACCTTGCCTCAGTTGCCGCAGGTATGGCAGCAATGGGGAAGATTCCTTTTTTTGCATCGTACGCGGCATTTTCTCCAGGACGCAACTGGGAACAAATTCGCACCACGATTGCATACAATGGTGTCAATGTGAAAATCATCGGCGCCCATGCAGGAGTTTCGGTAGGGCCGGACGGTGCAACGCACCAGGCAGTGGAGGATTTGGCAACGATGCGTATCATTCCCCGCATGGTTGTTATCGCACCGTGTGATTATGATGAGGCAAAGAAAGCAACACTTGCTATGGCAAAGTATGTGGGCCCTGCATATATGCGCCTTGCTCGTGAAGCAAGCCCCCGCATCACTACTTCCGGCACGCCTTTTGCTATTGGAAAGGCAGAGGTCTTCTACACCAAGTCGCCTGAACACACAAAGACCGTTGGTATTATTTCAACGGGCATCATGACGTACCAGGCGCTTGTAGCTGCGAAGACACTGAATGAGCGCGGTATCGGTGCATCAGTACTTCATGTAGCAACCATAAAGCCACTTGATACCAAGGCAGTCGAACAATTTGCAGAAATACATAATGTACTCGTCACCGTAGAAGAGCATCAACGCGTGGGGGGCTTAGGAAGCGCTATCGCAGAGCACTTGAGCCTTGTACGTCCTACCAAGATTTTACGTCTTGGTATGAACGATGTCTTCGGACAATCTGGTACTCCCGAAGAACTCTTTGCCTGCTACGGTATGGACAGCGCCTCTATCGCTCGCGAGGCAGAGAAGTTTTTAGGCTAGGGCGTACTATGTGCTAACCCTCAAAACTCTTTTTCGGTACCACTTTATATCTGCACGCATAAGACCCGAAACCCGCATTCTCCGAATGCGGGTTTCGGGTCTTTGCTCCGCTCGGCCTGTGTGGCCTTGCGCGAGGCACCTAATTTTTAAGGAGCCGAATGGCGACTATAAAAATGGATGTACTCTCTGTGGTGCATATCTAAAGTGGTATCTCAACGAGTTTTGATACGAGGAAGCCTGTGAACAAATTCGTTGAGGCACAACTTTTGCAGGGCCTCGCGGACGACCTCAGGGGAGGAGCGGAGCAAAGGCCTGAAAACTAAAAGCATTGCTTTTAGTTTTCAGGCCTTATGCGTGCCCTGCAAAAGTTCGTGCCGAGAAAGGATTTGTGGATTGTAGGTAATATGGTACCGAATAAGAGTTTTGAGGTATTAAAACAATCTCTAGTTAAAATAAATCCCCGCTAGCCTTGGCCATCGGGGATTTATTTTTGTGTCCTTACACTATCTTTGCGACGTAATTTGCGGGGGCGGTTTTTAGGTATTCTTGTATCTTTTCTTTGGTGAGGAGGCCGTTCTGGGCACCAATGTGTTGTACTACGGACATGGAGTTAATAGGGCCCCATGCGAGTGCTGTCTTCACATCGTGTCCAAGAATAAGTGCGCTTACAAATGTGGATGAGAATGAGTCACCGGCACCGGTGCGCGAGACCGGTTCTTTCGGGTCGGGGTACATCGGCATGTACCACGCGGTATCGCCTTCGAGTGCGTATGCGCCATTAGGCCCGTCGGTAATCACGGGAATCTTTGGACCGAGAGCCTTCATCATGCGGAGGAGGGCAGGAATACTTTGTTCTTGAGTTTTAAGAATCTCCTGTGCTTCTTCTTTGTTACAGAAAAAGATTTCTGTAACCGCGTAGAGGTCCTTCAGTTCCTCATAGCCAAGACGAATCTGGAAGGTGCCCGGCTGAAACGCAAGTTTGGTCTCGGGATGCTCTTTTACATACTTTGCAATTTCGTGATGGAATGCAACACCGTTTTCGCCAATGGATGAGAAGTAGAGGAAGCGTGGTGATGTTTTGAAATCAGGGAGTTGGTACGGAAACTCCTCGTGTTTAATAAGAATAGTACGTTCTGCACCGTACCGGAGAATATAGTGATAATTCGTCTTTTTGCCTTCATGAATCTTTATGTAGTCGGTATCAATACCTTCTTTACGCAAGGTGTCGAGACAATCACTTCCATTACGATCGTGTCCAAGGCTCGACACAAGCGCTGCGCGCAACCCGAGACGGTGTGCTGCAACTGTTGCATTTGCAGAATTACCCACAGCATTAACGACAACGACGTCCTTGTACGGAAGTTTGCCACCAAAAGCCATTTCGAGTTTCTTGCGTCCGGTCTTTTCATCTACGGTTACTTTAGCGTCTTCTTGTGATAATTCAATAAATGCGTCTACGGTCGTGTCGCCAATGGCAACGAAATCATACTGTTGATCCATAATGAGAGTAGTATAGCATCCCACACTTTGCATCATGGTATAGTAGGGGGGATTATTACACAGCGTAACCACACAATGCACTATGGCACTCATTTACATTACACGTCATATTCCAGAAATCGGTATCAATTTACTTCGCGCCGCAGGGCACACGGTGGATGTGAGCACCAAGGACGGTGTGCTCACTCCACAAGAATTAGTGAGTGCCGTGAGCGCAAAACCGTATGATGCAGTCATTTCACTTCTTACCGATACCATCAATAAAGAAATCTTTGACGCAGTACCCACGGCAAAGATTTTTGCAAATTATGCCGTGGGGTACAACAACATTAATCTCGAGGATGCAAAGACTGCTGGGGTAACTATTACTAATACCCCCGGAGTGCTCAATGATACCGTTGCCGAATTTACCATCGCACTTATGCTCGCGATTGCACATCGTATCCCTGAATCAGAAACATTTACTCGGACGGGGAAGTTTGTGGGATGGGGACCAGAATTATTTATCGGTACCGACGTAAAGGGAAAGACTCTTGGTATCGTGGGTGCAGGGCGTATTGGCTACGAGGTAGCACGACGTGCGTATCATGGTCTTGGTATGAACATTGCATACTATGATGTGGTGCAGTTACCGACACTTGAAAAAGATTGTAAAGCGACCTTTGTGGATTCAGTTGAAGCGCTCCTTCCTCTCGCGGATGTCGTTTCTATTCATGTGCCACTTTTGCCTACTACAAAGCATCTCATTAATGCCGAGCGTCTTGCACTCATGAAGCCATCTGCATATCTCATTAATACCTCACGTGGACCCGTGGTGGACGAAGATGCACTCGTCGTCGCACTTCAAACGGGAGTGATTCGAGGAGCAGCGCTCGATGTGTATGAGTACGAGCCTACGCTCGCAAAGGGTCTTGCATCACTTCCAAACGTGGTGATTACCCCGCATATTGCATCAGCCTCAGATGAGACCCGTGGAAAGATGTCTGTCATGGCTGCGCAAAATGTGATTGATTTCCTCGCAGGGGAGGTACCTGAAAATAGGGTGGCCTTAGAATAAGGAGTGTAACGACTATATTCTAAGAGCCCGTCGTTTTTTCCTCCCCCCGGAGGTAAAAACGACGCGTACACTCATACCTTCTAAAAAATATACCCTACCTAAGAGCCCGTCGTTTTTTCCTCCCCCCGGAGGAAAAAGCGACGCACCACGTCGGTCATGGTTGAGAAAAGTTGAAGTTTTGCGTACGTATGGTATGGTAACCCACACAATTAAGCATTACATTATGACATTTTCACTTACCGTAGAGGCGCGTACCGAGCGAGGAAAGAAACTCGTGCAGTTGCGCGAAGCAGGAAAACTTCCTGCAATTATGTATGGTCCAAAGGAAGAAGCAACTGCTTTAACCATCGACCGTGTTGAGTTTGAAAAACTCTTTAAGCAGACGGGAGAATCAAGCGTGATTACACTTACTGGTCTTAAGACTCCAAAAGAGGTGCTCGTGAACGACGTTGCCTTTGATGCACGTCGTGGTGGAGTGATTCACGTTGACTTTTACGCTGTTGAGGCGGGGAAGGAAATTACGGTTGATGTACCGCTTGAATTCGTCGGTGAGGCTCCTGCAATAAAGCAGGGAGGTACACTTACTAAGGTACTCCATGAAGTGTCTATTACCTGTATGCCCGCACATCTTCCAAAGGAGATTCTCGTGGACGTATCGGGACTCGATGATTTTGAAAAACAGATTCACGTGCGTGACCTCACTATTCCCGCAAACGTCACTCTCGAAAACGATGGGGATGAAGTGGTGGCACTCGTACAGGCGGTGAGTGAAGAAGTAGAGACCCCTGTAGCCGTAGACCTTGGGGCTATTGAAGTAGAAAAGAAAGGAAAGACTGAAGTTGCTGAGTAATTATGAAGCAAATGAAAAGGCCCACAATTGCAGAGCAATTGTGGGCCTTTTTCTGTGGGTGAAAAAGTAGATACCAAAGCCTCAAATTGGTATACTACAGACAAGAGTTATGTATATCAAAATTTTGGTACTGAGTGTTATTTTTGTGAGTGGCAGTTTTTTATTGCCATCCTTTGTGCGAGGCCAAGCACCCGCCATTTGTAACGACGACGTTACGGGGAAGACAGAAGACCAACTTAAAATTGACCTTGCGCTCTGTAATGCAGAGATTGCAAAATGGCAGGGTATCCTCACGGGCACACGCGACAAGGTGACTACTATCGACGGCGACGTAAAGGCGCTCACGGCCAAAATCAAATCAGCCGAGGCAACCATCAAATCTAAAAACATTGCCATCTCTCAACTCACGAAAGATATTAATGTGCGGAGCAAGAAAATTGACGGTCTCGAAGTACTCATTGACGATGGAAAAAAGTCACTCGCGCAACTCCTCCGTCGTACGAATGAACTCGACGATTACTCGCTTGCTGAGGTAATACTCGATAGTAAGAAACTCTCTGATTTTTTTGTGGACCTCGATTCTTTTCTTTCGATTCAGCGTGGGCTTGAAGATCACTTTTATGCTGTTCGCGAAACTATAGCAGAAACTGAGGAGGAGCGAGAACGACTCGGCGAGATCCAAGATCAAGAACTCGATGCAAAATATGATGTAGAAATAAAAAAGAAGACGATTACCAAGACTGAACAGCAGAAGAAAGAGTTACTCGCCGCCACAAAACAAGAGGCAAAATCATACGAGCAAATTGTGGCTGACAGACAAGCAAAGGCAAATCAAATCAACGCTGCACTCTTTCGTCTCCGTGGTGTTGATGGTGGTGGTATTCCATTTAAAGACGCGCTCGCCTATGCACAGGAAGCGTCTCGCTATACTGGTGTGCGTGCAGCATTCATTCTTGGTATCTTGCGTCAGGAGTCCAATCTGGGGGTGAATGTAGGACAGTGTCTTCTCACGGATGCGACGACCGGAGCAGGAAAGGGGAAGAACACGGGTACGCCATTTTCAAATGTCATGAAGCCAGACCGCGATGTTCCGTACTTCATAGACATGATGAAGCGCTTGGGACGTGACCCGTACCTCACTCCCGTTTCTTGTCCGCAGTCCATCGGATACGGAGGAGCAATGGGTCCTACTCAGTTTATTCCCTCAACATGGAAAGGATACGAGGGGCGTATCGCCACTGCTTTTGGCGTCCCCGTGGGTGACCCATGGAATCCTCAACACGCTATCATGGCTACGGCACTATTTCTTCAAGATTTGGGCGCAGCGCGTGGCGGGTACTCTGCAGAGCGTGAGTCCGCAGGTCGCTACTATGCAGGAGGCAACTGGGCTCTCTATGGTCTCGGATACGCAGCCAGTGTGCTCGGCCACGCCGAAGTTTACCAAGACAACATCGATTTCTTGAATAATCAGTAGTACCTAGACCTAAACCCAACTGTTTTAAAACGAGCAGGGTTCTATCCTAGAAAGCGGTGCCACCTCAAAACTCTTATTCGGCACCACTTTATATCTGCACGCATAAGCCCCAGAATTAAAACCTAAAGGTTTTAATTCTGGGGCTTTGCTCCGCTCGCCCAATGAGGGCTGTGCGAGGCATCTCTAAAGTGGCGCACTCAACAAGTTTTGATACGAAGATGCACATGAACAAATCCGTTGACGCACAACTTTTGCAGCGCCTCGCGCAAGGCCACGCAGGCCGAGCGGAGCAAAAACCTAGAATACCAAATGCGAAGCATTTGGTATTCTAGGTTTTATGCGTGCGGGGCAAAAGTTCGTGCCGAGAAAGGATTTGTGGTTTTTGAACTTGTACGCAAATAAGTCTTTGGGGATGGGCGATACCGGTTGCCAAATAAAGCAATTCTGGTATAGTGTCACGACTATGAAAGCAGATATACACCCAAAGAACTACCGAACAGTCATTTTCCACGACAACTCAAGTGGAGAGCGGTTTCTCGTTGGTTCTACGATTCACACGGAAAAGACTGAAAAGTGGACAGATGGCAACGAATACCCGATTGCATTTGTAGACGTTTCAAGTGCTTCGCACCCATTCTACACAGGACAGGAAAAGGTGATGGACACTGCAGGACGCGTCGAACGTTTCAAGGCTCGTGTGGAGAAGTCAAAGGCAAAGGGAAAGAAGGCGTAAGGAAAAAGCCGGACTCGCACGTCCGGCTTTTTGTTGCCTGTAATTTGCTATACTTGAATGGTCTCACATCTATCGTATGGAATTCAATAATGAACATCTTGCCCTCTTTAGGGAAAATCACAAAACGCAGTTTCTCTGTGGGCAATTTGATGCGCTTCGCGCTAAGCGTCTGGAAGCAGAAGGACTTGCGCTTGACCCCACGATGGCAGAATTGGTGCAGGAAGAAATCGCGTCTCTCGACGAGCAAACGACACACCTGTATACAGAAATGGAGCGCATCCTCGAAGATTCTAAAGTTGAAGAAGCTAAGCCCTATGGGGTACTCCTTGAAGTACGTGCAGGGGCAGGGGGAGAGGAGGCTGCGCTTTTTGCGGAAGAACTCGCGTATATGTACCTACGGTATGCCGAGATGAAGGGGTGGCAGACTTCCACCGCATCTGAGTCGCGCGCTTCACAGGGTGGCTTTAAGGAAGCGACATTTGAGATTATTGGTAATGACGCCTACGACGCACTCCGCTATGAGACTGGCGTCCACCGCGTCCAGCGTATTCCCGTTACTGAGAAAATGGGACGTATCCACACCTCTACCGCATCCGTGGTCATTCTCCCCATGCGTCGCAAACCTATTATTGAGGTGAATCCGAGCGACTTTGATATGGAGTTTTCTCGTTCGGGAGGTGCAGGAGGGCAGAACGTCAACAAAGTGGAAACGGCAGTGCGCCTCATTCACCGCCCGACAGGCCTTGACGTGCGTTGCCAGTCTGAGCGCAGTCAGTTGAAAAATCGAGAAAAGGCCATGACTATGCTCATCGCCAAACTCGAAATGGCTCACGAGGAAGAAGAATCAAAAAAGCATGCTGCCACCCGCAAGTCACAGATTGGTACCGGTGACCGCTCAGAAAAAATCCGCACATATAATGTGCCACAGAACCGCATCACTGACCATCGCATCAAAGAGTCATGGCACAATATCCATGAAATCCTCGCAGGCAATCTTGCTGATGTCGTGAAATCCCTACAACGAGCCGAGGCAGGAGCTAGTGCTGGCGAGATTGCAGAATAAGGGGTGCTGTGGTACTATCCGACTGCTCTTTTAATGGGCGTATTTTTAATTATGAATATAAATCACACATCGGAGAAATCTCTTATCGAGCGTCTTTTTGACGTTGGTGCACACTTTGGCTTTACGAAGTCACGTCGTCACCCTACTGCAACCACATTTATTTTTGGGAACAAGCAGGGGACTGACATTATTGATCTTGAACAAACAGCACTCGCACTCGAGAATGCAAAAAATTTCTGTCTCGAAGCGGGAAAGGCAGGGAAGACAGTTCTCTTTGTCGGCACAAAGGAAGAAATGACCGTGACCGTAAAGGCTCACGCAGAACAGGCAAAAATGCCTTTTGTGGTGAATCGATGGGTGGGCGGTATGCTTACCAACTTTTCTGAAATTAAAAAACGTGTACAGCGTCTTAAGGATTTGGTAGCTCAAGGAGAATCAGGAGAGCTTGAACGCAAATACACAAAAAAAGAACGTGTCGTGATTGGTCGTGAACTCGACAAACTCGTACACAATTTTTCTGGTATTCAGCATATGGATCGTCTTCCATACGCAATGATTATTGTTGA
This window encodes:
- the rpsB gene encoding 30S ribosomal protein S2, whose translation is MNINHTSEKSLIERLFDVGAHFGFTKSRRHPTATTFIFGNKQGTDIIDLEQTALALENAKNFCLEAGKAGKTVLFVGTKEEMTVTVKAHAEQAKMPFVVNRWVGGMLTNFSEIKKRVQRLKDLVAQGESGELERKYTKKERVVIGRELDKLVHNFSGIQHMDRLPYAMIIVDPRHNFIAVEEATDLNIPIIAIASSDTNLRPITYPIVANDALQSSVSLILDELTTAYTQGVAEFTPLPTPRREEVRR
- a CDS encoding PCRF domain-containing protein, with the translated sequence MEFNNEHLALFRENHKTQFLCGQFDALRAKRLEAEGLALDPTMAELVQEEIASLDEQTTHLYTEMERILEDSKVEEAKPYGVLLEVRAGAGGEEAALFAEELAYMYLRYAEMKGWQTSTASESRASQGGFKEATFEIIGNDAYDALRYETGVHRVQRIPVTEKMGRIHTSTASVVILPMRRKPIIEVNPSDFDMEFSRSGGAGGQNVNKVETAVRLIHRPTGLDVRCQSERSQLKNREKAMTMLIAKLEMAHEEEESKKHAATRKSQIGTGDRSEKIRTYNVPQNRITDHRIKESWHNIHEILAGNLADVVKSLQRAEAGASAGEIAE
- a CDS encoding lytic murein transglycosylase, with product MYIKILVLSVIFVSGSFLLPSFVRGQAPAICNDDVTGKTEDQLKIDLALCNAEIAKWQGILTGTRDKVTTIDGDVKALTAKIKSAEATIKSKNIAISQLTKDINVRSKKIDGLEVLIDDGKKSLAQLLRRTNELDDYSLAEVILDSKKLSDFFVDLDSFLSIQRGLEDHFYAVRETIAETEEERERLGEIQDQELDAKYDVEIKKKTITKTEQQKKELLAATKQEAKSYEQIVADRQAKANQINAALFRLRGVDGGGIPFKDALAYAQEASRYTGVRAAFILGILRQESNLGVNVGQCLLTDATTGAGKGKNTGTPFSNVMKPDRDVPYFIDMMKRLGRDPYLTPVSCPQSIGYGGAMGPTQFIPSTWKGYEGRIATAFGVPVGDPWNPQHAIMATALFLQDLGAARGGYSAERESAGRYYAGGNWALYGLGYAASVLGHAEVYQDNIDFLNNQ
- a CDS encoding type B 50S ribosomal protein L31, whose product is MKADIHPKNYRTVIFHDNSSGERFLVGSTIHTEKTEKWTDGNEYPIAFVDVSSASHPFYTGQEKVMDTAGRVERFKARVEKSKAKGKKA